A single Thiohalobacter thiocyanaticus DNA region contains:
- the dprA gene encoding DNA-processing protein DprA, with product MDADRLRDWLTLWHSPGLGAHTFNQLIEATDGRPEQALRDPPAWLGADLRATLRRPDRSGVERDLVWRESDPGNHIITRADAAYPQLLAAIPDPPPLLYVHGDPGRLNDPQLALVGSRNPTRPGRDNAFEFARYLAAAGLTLTSGLALGVDAAGHQGALKADGYTLAVMGTGLDRVYPARHRDLAHAIVAAGGALVSELPVGSPPRAEHFPRRNRIISGLSLGVLVVEAALRSGSLITARAALEQGREVFAIPGSIHNPLARGCHALIRQGAKLVETGGDVLEELHALASIALSQPDPPAPATAAAGAVRPSPEQRKLLEQMGYEPVTVDQLVTASGLTPEAVSSMLLILELEGRVASQAGGAYLRLNDEV from the coding sequence CGACTGGCTGACGCTGTGGCACAGCCCCGGCCTTGGCGCGCACACCTTCAATCAGCTCATCGAGGCCACCGACGGCCGGCCCGAACAGGCCCTGCGGGATCCGCCGGCATGGCTCGGGGCGGACCTGCGCGCGACCCTGCGCCGACCCGATCGGTCGGGTGTCGAACGGGATCTCGTCTGGCGCGAGTCCGACCCGGGCAACCATATCATTACCCGCGCGGATGCGGCCTATCCGCAGTTGCTGGCCGCTATCCCGGACCCGCCGCCGCTGCTGTATGTGCACGGCGACCCCGGGCGTCTCAATGACCCTCAGCTGGCCCTGGTCGGCAGCCGCAACCCCACCCGCCCCGGGCGGGACAACGCCTTCGAGTTCGCCCGCTACCTGGCCGCGGCCGGGCTGACCCTGACCAGCGGCCTGGCGCTGGGGGTGGACGCTGCCGGCCACCAGGGGGCGCTGAAGGCCGACGGCTATACCCTGGCCGTGATGGGGACGGGACTGGACCGGGTCTATCCGGCCCGTCACCGCGACCTGGCCCATGCCATCGTGGCGGCGGGCGGGGCGCTGGTCTCGGAGCTGCCTGTCGGCAGCCCGCCGCGGGCCGAGCACTTTCCGCGCCGCAATCGCATCATCAGCGGGTTGAGCCTGGGTGTGCTGGTGGTCGAGGCCGCGCTGCGTTCGGGCTCGCTGATCACCGCCCGCGCGGCCCTGGAGCAGGGCCGCGAGGTGTTCGCCATCCCCGGTTCCATCCATAACCCGCTTGCCCGCGGTTGCCACGCCCTGATCCGCCAGGGCGCCAAACTGGTGGAGACCGGTGGCGATGTGCTCGAGGAACTGCATGCCCTGGCCAGCATTGCGTTGTCGCAGCCGGATCCCCCGGCGCCGGCCACGGCCGCCGCCGGTGCTGTCCGGCCGTCGCCGGAGCAGCGTAAGTTGCTGGAACAGATGGGTTATGAACCCGTCACAGTGGATCAACTGGTTACAGCCAGTGGATTGACGCCGGAGGCGGTTTCCTCCATGCTCCTGATCCTGGAATTGGAGGGGCGGGTGGCCAGCCAGGCCGGCGGCGCCTATCTCCGGCTCAATGACGAGGTCTGA
- a CDS encoding DUF494 family protein — MKESMFDVLMYLFENYYMDDDPEWHPDRESLHVELIEAGFTPGEINKAFEWLDGLAQYRDVSLPNPQPRRALRVYTDAECQRLDLECRGFILFLEQMDILTPASRELIIDRVMALDAEEVDIDQLKWIILMVLFNQPGEEAAYAWMEDLVFDEYAGKLH, encoded by the coding sequence ATGAAGGAAAGCATGTTCGACGTGCTGATGTACCTGTTTGAAAACTATTACATGGACGACGATCCCGAATGGCATCCCGACCGTGAATCGCTGCATGTCGAACTGATCGAGGCCGGTTTCACCCCCGGCGAGATCAACAAGGCCTTCGAGTGGCTGGACGGTCTGGCCCAGTACCGCGATGTCAGTCTGCCCAACCCGCAGCCCCGGCGGGCGCTGCGCGTGTACACCGATGCCGAGTGCCAGCGCCTGGATCTGGAGTGCCGCGGCTTCATCCTGTTTCTGGAGCAGATGGACATCCTCACCCCCGCCAGCCGCGAACTGATCATCGACCGGGTGATGGCGCTGGATGCCGAGGAAGTGGATATCGACCAGCTCAAGTGGATCATCCTCATGGTGCTGTTCAACCAGCCGGGCGAAGAGGCCGCCTACGCCTGGATGGAAGACCTGGTGTTTGACGAATACGCCGGAAAGCTGCATTGA
- the topA gene encoding type I DNA topoisomerase, translating into MGKHLVIVESPAKAKTIKKYLGKDYEVMASYGHVRDLVPKGGAVDPEHDFAMKYDIIDRNSKHVDAIAKAMNKADDLILATDPDREGEAISWHLYELLKNKKAVKDKPVHRVVFHEITKRAIQEAIEHPRGLSMDLVNAQQARRALDYLVGFNLSPLLWKKVRRGLSAGRVQSPALRLIVEREEEIEKFRPREYWTVEADLEKDDQAFVAKLNVLHGKKLGQFTLNNEDKARKVEQELIEAAGGELTVGKVEKKQRKRNPAAPFITSTLQQEASRKLGFTASRTMRVAQQLYEGIDIGEGAVGLITYMRTDSVTLANEALDEIRELISQRYGADNLPDAPRTFKTKAKNAQEAHEAIRPTSAMRVPEEIKSHLSQEQFRLYDLIWKRTVACQMIHATIDTVGVDFPCGEGNVLRATGSTIAIPGFISVYQESQDDAKAESDENMLPRLEEGDVVSLVKLRPEQHFTEPPPRYTEASLVKTLEEHGIGRPSTYASIISTLQQREYVTLEKKRFQPTDVGRVVSRFLTQHFDQYVDYDFTAKLEDDLDEIARGEREWVPLLHQFWDPFQQRIKTKEEGVSRKEVTTEELDEECPKCGQPLQIKLGRRGRFIGCSGYPECDYTRNVGEDKEDAEPEYIEGRSCPECGSQLLIRTGRYGKFIGCSSYPDCKYIEPLEKPEDTGVTCPECKQGSMLKRKARSGKIFYSCSRYPDCKYAVWNEPIDEPCPDCGWPMLTLKTTKRRGTEKVCPQKECKFSEPVETEESADGE; encoded by the coding sequence ATGGGTAAGCATCTGGTGATCGTGGAATCGCCCGCCAAGGCGAAGACGATCAAGAAATATCTCGGTAAGGACTACGAAGTCATGGCCTCCTACGGTCATGTGCGCGATCTCGTGCCCAAGGGCGGTGCGGTCGATCCCGAGCACGACTTCGCCATGAAGTACGACATCATCGATCGCAATTCCAAGCACGTCGACGCCATCGCCAAGGCCATGAACAAGGCCGACGATCTGATCCTGGCCACTGACCCGGACCGCGAGGGCGAGGCCATCTCCTGGCATCTGTACGAACTGCTCAAGAACAAGAAGGCGGTCAAGGACAAGCCGGTGCACCGGGTCGTGTTTCACGAGATCACCAAGCGCGCCATCCAGGAGGCCATCGAGCATCCCCGCGGCCTGTCCATGGACCTGGTCAATGCCCAGCAGGCGCGCCGGGCGCTGGATTACCTGGTGGGCTTCAACCTCTCGCCGCTGCTGTGGAAGAAGGTGCGCCGGGGACTGTCGGCGGGCCGGGTGCAGAGTCCGGCCCTGCGGCTGATCGTCGAGCGCGAGGAGGAGATCGAGAAGTTCAGGCCGCGCGAATACTGGACGGTGGAGGCCGACCTGGAAAAGGACGACCAGGCCTTCGTCGCCAAACTCAATGTGCTGCACGGCAAGAAGCTCGGCCAGTTCACGCTGAACAATGAGGACAAGGCCCGCAAGGTCGAGCAGGAGTTGATCGAGGCCGCCGGCGGCGAACTGACCGTCGGCAAGGTCGAGAAGAAGCAGCGCAAACGCAATCCGGCCGCGCCCTTCATCACCTCCACCCTGCAGCAGGAGGCCTCGCGCAAGCTGGGCTTCACCGCCAGCCGTACCATGCGCGTGGCCCAGCAGCTGTATGAAGGCATCGACATCGGCGAGGGCGCAGTCGGTCTCATCACCTACATGCGTACCGACTCCGTGACGCTGGCCAACGAAGCCCTCGACGAGATCCGCGAACTGATCAGTCAGCGCTACGGTGCGGACAACCTGCCCGATGCGCCGCGTACCTTCAAGACCAAAGCCAAGAACGCCCAGGAGGCGCACGAGGCCATCCGTCCGACCTCGGCCATGCGGGTGCCGGAGGAGATCAAGTCGCATCTCAGCCAGGAGCAGTTCAGGCTCTACGACCTGATCTGGAAGCGCACCGTTGCCTGTCAGATGATTCATGCCACTATCGACACCGTCGGCGTGGACTTCCCCTGCGGCGAGGGCAACGTGCTGCGCGCCACCGGCTCGACCATCGCCATCCCCGGCTTCATCAGCGTCTACCAGGAGAGTCAGGACGACGCCAAGGCCGAGTCCGACGAGAACATGCTGCCGCGGCTGGAGGAGGGCGACGTGGTCAGTCTGGTCAAGCTGCGCCCCGAGCAGCACTTCACCGAACCGCCGCCACGCTACACCGAGGCCAGTCTGGTCAAGACGCTGGAGGAACACGGCATCGGCCGGCCCTCGACCTATGCCTCCATCATCTCCACCCTGCAGCAGCGCGAGTACGTCACCCTGGAGAAGAAGCGTTTCCAGCCCACCGACGTGGGCCGTGTGGTGAGCCGGTTCCTCACCCAGCATTTCGACCAGTACGTGGACTACGATTTCACCGCCAAGCTCGAGGACGACCTTGACGAGATCGCCCGCGGCGAGCGCGAGTGGGTCCCGCTGCTGCACCAGTTCTGGGATCCCTTCCAGCAGCGCATCAAGACCAAGGAAGAGGGGGTCTCGCGCAAGGAGGTCACCACCGAGGAGTTGGACGAGGAATGCCCCAAGTGCGGCCAGCCGCTGCAGATCAAGCTGGGCCGGCGCGGACGCTTCATCGGTTGCAGCGGTTACCCGGAGTGCGACTACACCCGCAATGTCGGCGAGGACAAGGAAGACGCCGAGCCCGAATATATCGAGGGCCGCAGCTGTCCCGAGTGCGGCTCGCAGCTGCTGATCCGTACCGGCCGTTACGGCAAGTTCATCGGCTGCTCGAGCTACCCCGACTGCAAGTACATCGAGCCGTTGGAAAAGCCCGAGGACACCGGCGTGACCTGCCCGGAGTGCAAGCAGGGCAGCATGCTCAAGCGCAAGGCGCGTTCCGGCAAGATCTTCTACTCCTGCTCACGCTACCCCGACTGCAAGTACGCCGTGTGGAACGAGCCCATCGACGAGCCCTGTCCCGACTGCGGCTGGCCCATGCTCACGCTCAAGACCACCAAGCGCCGCGGCACCGAGAAGGTCTGCCCGCAGAAGGAATGCAAGTTCAGCGAACCGGTGGAGACGGAGGAGTCAGCGGACGGGGAGTAG
- a CDS encoding EAL domain-containing protein — translation MLHENHRLHYMYTRLYRAWQEDEFRLHFQTLMDAKQRRLAGFEALVRWYDKAEDRIVQPGEFLPFAEDTGLIVLIGDWILREACRQARLWNRLSSSTVVVAVNLAPVQLLDADLVGQVEAAIEGLPAGALKLEIPEQCLVEHARAARRPLQKLKSLGVQLAIDEFGAGYSSIPALIRFPYDEIKLSRRFIAKLQTLPEARVLAAGMIDIAHKLGKRVVAVGVETEAQAGMLRDMGCDLLQGYLFGEPGLAGQMSLKAG, via the coding sequence ATGCTGCACGAAAACCACCGCCTGCATTACATGTACACCCGTCTGTACCGGGCCTGGCAGGAGGATGAGTTCCGGCTGCACTTCCAGACCCTGATGGATGCAAAGCAGCGCCGGCTGGCCGGTTTCGAGGCACTGGTGCGCTGGTATGACAAGGCCGAGGACAGGATCGTCCAGCCGGGCGAGTTCCTGCCCTTCGCCGAGGACACCGGCCTGATCGTGCTGATCGGGGACTGGATCCTGCGCGAGGCCTGTCGCCAGGCCCGGCTGTGGAACCGGCTGTCGTCGTCGACCGTCGTCGTGGCGGTCAACCTGGCCCCGGTGCAGTTGCTCGACGCCGATCTGGTCGGCCAGGTCGAGGCCGCCATCGAAGGTCTGCCGGCCGGTGCCCTGAAACTGGAGATCCCGGAACAGTGCCTGGTCGAACACGCCCGTGCGGCGCGCAGGCCGCTGCAGAAACTGAAATCCCTGGGGGTGCAGCTGGCCATTGACGAGTTCGGTGCCGGCTACTCATCCATCCCCGCCCTGATCAGGTTCCCCTACGACGAGATCAAGCTCAGCCGCCGCTTCATCGCCAAGCTGCAGACCCTGCCCGAGGCCCGGGTGCTGGCCGCCGGCATGATCGACATCGCCCACAAGCTGGGCAAACGGGTGGTGGCCGTGGGAGTGGAGACCGAGGCGCAGGCCGGCATGCTGCGCGACATGGGCTGCGACCTGCTGCAGGGCTACCTGTTCGGCGAGCCGGGCCTGGCGGGGCAGATGAGCCTGAAGGCGGGGTGA
- a CDS encoding TRAP transporter large permease: MAEWMPLWMFLTVALVLLLGYPVAFTLAGTALIFAFIGEAAGLFDPAFLAALPNRLFGIMTNETLIAVPLFVFMGVMLERSKVAENLLDTMSALFGSLRGGLGISVTLVGMLLAASTGIVGATVVTMGLLSLPTMLRRGYSPALASGTICAAGTLGQIIPPSIILVLLGDVLSSAYQQAQLDMGIFAPETVSVGDLFTGALIPGLILVGLYLIYLLLVAWLKPASMPAMDAAEVAALRGPGVIRRMSSALLPPLVLIVAVLGSIMGGLATPTEAASVGAMGAILLAISQRQFSLAILRDVARSTTQVTSMVFLILIGASVFSLVFRGYGGDELVAELLTGLPGGVFGAVLVVMLVMFLLGFVLDFIEITFVVVPIVGPILLAMGLDPVWLGVMIAINLQTSFLTPPFGFALFYLRGVAPAEVKTGQIYRGVVPFILIQLLMLGLLAAWPAIATWLPGVVYG, from the coding sequence CTGGCCGAATGGATGCCGCTGTGGATGTTCCTCACCGTGGCGCTGGTACTGCTGCTGGGCTACCCCGTGGCCTTCACCCTGGCCGGCACCGCGCTGATCTTCGCCTTCATCGGCGAAGCCGCCGGCCTGTTCGACCCCGCCTTTCTCGCCGCCCTGCCCAACCGGCTGTTCGGCATCATGACCAACGAGACCCTGATCGCGGTGCCGCTGTTCGTGTTCATGGGGGTGATGCTGGAACGGTCAAAGGTCGCCGAGAACCTGCTCGATACCATGTCTGCCCTGTTCGGATCGCTGCGCGGGGGACTGGGCATCTCGGTCACCCTGGTCGGCATGCTGCTGGCGGCCAGCACCGGCATTGTCGGCGCGACCGTGGTCACCATGGGCCTGCTGTCCCTGCCCACCATGCTGCGCCGCGGTTACAGCCCGGCGCTCGCCAGCGGCACCATCTGCGCGGCCGGCACCCTGGGCCAGATCATCCCGCCCTCGATCATTCTGGTCCTGCTGGGCGATGTGCTGTCCTCCGCCTACCAGCAGGCCCAGCTGGACATGGGCATCTTTGCCCCGGAAACGGTCTCGGTGGGCGATCTGTTCACCGGCGCCCTGATCCCGGGCCTGATCCTGGTCGGGCTGTACCTGATCTATCTCCTGCTGGTCGCCTGGCTGAAACCGGCCAGCATGCCGGCGATGGATGCCGCCGAGGTCGCCGCCCTGCGCGGACCGGGCGTGATCCGGCGCATGAGCAGCGCCCTGCTGCCGCCGCTGGTGCTGATCGTCGCCGTGCTGGGCTCGATCATGGGCGGCCTGGCCACCCCCACCGAGGCCGCCTCGGTCGGCGCAATGGGCGCCATCCTGCTCGCCATTTCCCAACGCCAGTTCAGCCTCGCCATCCTGCGCGACGTGGCCCGCAGCACCACGCAGGTGACCAGCATGGTGTTCCTGATCCTGATCGGGGCCTCGGTATTTTCGCTGGTATTCCGCGGCTACGGCGGCGACGAACTGGTCGCTGAGCTGCTCACCGGCCTGCCCGGCGGCGTCTTCGGCGCGGTGCTGGTGGTGATGCTGGTGATGTTCCTGCTCGGCTTCGTGCTGGACTTCATCGAGATCACCTTCGTGGTGGTGCCCATCGTCGGCCCCATCCTGCTGGCCATGGGCCTGGATCCGGTCTGGCTGGGGGTGATGATCGCCATCAACCTGCAGACCTCCTTCCTCACCCCGCCGTTCGGCTTCGCCCTGTTCTACCTGCGCGGCGTGGCCCCGGCCGAGGTGAAAACCGGCCAGATCTACCGGGGCGTGGTGCCCTTCATCCTGATCCAGCTGCTGATGCTGGGCCTGCTCGCCGCCTGGCCGGCCATCGCCACCTGGCTGCCGGGGGTGGTGTACGGCTAG
- a CDS encoding TRAP transporter small permease subunit, giving the protein MAHPLETGARALETLAEAVGRLVAWLTVAMVLVMFAVVVMRYAFDFGRIWIQESVTWMHAAVFMLGAAYTLRHEGHVRVDIFYRRFSPRTRAWVDLLGTLVLLLPVTLYLLWTGWDYVADSWAMREGSLQTGGLPAVYLLKSALLAMPALLLIQGLAMLLLRLATILGVSAGPGPMERHR; this is encoded by the coding sequence ATGGCCCATCCCCTCGAAACCGGCGCACGCGCCCTGGAAACCCTCGCCGAGGCCGTCGGCCGGCTGGTGGCCTGGCTGACCGTTGCGATGGTGCTGGTCATGTTCGCCGTGGTGGTGATGCGCTATGCCTTCGACTTCGGCCGCATCTGGATCCAGGAAAGCGTGACCTGGATGCACGCCGCCGTGTTCATGCTCGGCGCCGCCTACACCCTGCGCCATGAAGGCCACGTCCGGGTGGATATCTTCTATCGCCGCTTCTCTCCCCGCACCCGCGCCTGGGTGGATCTTCTCGGCACCCTGGTGCTGCTGCTGCCCGTCACCCTGTATCTGCTGTGGACCGGCTGGGACTATGTCGCCGACAGCTGGGCCATGCGCGAAGGCTCTCTGCAGACCGGCGGCCTGCCGGCGGTCTACCTGCTCAAGAGCGCGCTGCTGGCCATGCCCGCCCTGCTGCTGATCCAGGGCCTGGCCATGCTGCTGCTGCGTCTGGCCACGATCCTGGGCGTATCTGCCGGACCCGGGCCGATGGAGCGGCACCGGTGA
- a CDS encoding DUF2782 domain-containing protein — MRRTALLTSALLFSITAHGQPQSEEIAPPGLPEPDLPTAGPQDQEAIEPEVTIIRRQDRTVEEYRINNQLYMIKVTPRKGVPYYLMDSDGDGSLETRRNELDPHLLVPSWIIFSW; from the coding sequence ATGCGACGCACTGCCCTGCTCACCAGCGCCCTCCTGTTCAGCATCACCGCCCACGGCCAGCCGCAGAGCGAGGAGATCGCTCCGCCCGGACTGCCCGAACCCGATCTGCCCACCGCCGGCCCCCAGGACCAGGAAGCGATCGAGCCCGAGGTCACCATCATCCGCCGCCAGGACCGCACGGTGGAGGAATACCGGATCAACAATCAGCTCTACATGATCAAGGTCACGCCGCGCAAGGGCGTGCCCTACTACCTGATGGACAGCGACGGCGACGGCTCGCTGGAGACCCGTCGCAACGAGCTCGACCCGCACCTGCTGGTGCCGAGCTGGATCATCTTCAGCTGGTGA
- a CDS encoding TIGR00730 family Rossman fold protein: protein MDDQTRHQHPGMRPLNDTQLTRESWKIFQIMAEFVEGFERLARIKPSVSIFGSARTDPESGEYKLAEDIARALSDAGFSVVSGGGPGIMEAANKGAQAGRSPSIGLNIQLPHEQAGNPYQDIALNFRHFFSRKVMFVKYASAYVVLPGGFGTLDELAEILTLVQTGKTRRIPIILVCHEFWDGLIEWFRTTLVTSGTISPEDLDLFQVLDSPDEVVNAIFDYYENRGFEPSAQEREILLEL, encoded by the coding sequence ATGGACGACCAGACACGCCACCAGCACCCGGGCATGCGCCCCCTCAACGACACCCAGCTGACGCGGGAGTCCTGGAAGATCTTCCAGATCATGGCCGAATTCGTCGAGGGTTTCGAGCGCCTGGCGCGCATCAAGCCCTCGGTGAGCATCTTCGGCTCCGCCCGCACCGATCCCGAGAGCGGCGAATACAAACTGGCCGAGGACATCGCCCGCGCCCTGTCCGACGCCGGCTTCTCGGTGGTCAGCGGCGGCGGTCCGGGCATCATGGAGGCCGCCAACAAGGGCGCCCAGGCCGGCCGTTCGCCCAGCATCGGCCTGAACATCCAGTTGCCGCACGAGCAGGCCGGCAATCCCTACCAGGACATCGCGCTCAACTTCCGCCATTTCTTCTCGCGCAAGGTCATGTTCGTCAAATACGCCTCGGCCTACGTGGTACTGCCCGGCGGCTTCGGCACCCTGGACGAGCTGGCCGAGATCCTGACCCTGGTCCAGACCGGCAAGACCCGGCGCATCCCCATCATCCTGGTCTGCCACGAGTTCTGGGACGGGCTGATCGAGTGGTTCCGCACCACCCTGGTCACTTCCGGCACCATCTCGCCCGAGGACCTGGACCTGTTTCAGGTGCTGGACAGCCCGGACGAAGTCGTGAATGCTATTTTCGACTATTATGAAAACCGCGGCTTCGAACCCTCTGCGCAGGAACGCGAGATCCTGCTGGAACTCTGA